In Lysinibacillus sp. FSL M8-0337, the following proteins share a genomic window:
- a CDS encoding nuclease-related domain-containing protein, with product MIVKPFAPSSWTLGLQALVRRLPSSHPQYITFQQELKNKEAGDFAEQSILKELQKLPQLSECHLFHDVILPTILPMQMDRLIITASGIVILEIKNIRGTVHFKNNPCRTNDKGEVQAFTHPEIQLGQYIRAMHHFLNDHNMAVPIYGAIVFPFNNVAIHRKGDGLPIVMGRELLIYLYKIIEKNMGMAMNEITNIILSQLQHRNPFPLCRYYHYFGMEKLKRTWFCPKCQHQCTYAHIQALRDYSMLVGDTIMNSECRAFLMLECKHVTKRLLQKTLRTRCNSGKLTKYDLSSLLETPLKF from the coding sequence TTGATCGTAAAGCCTTTCGCACCGTCGTCTTGGACATTGGGATTGCAAGCGCTTGTTCGGCGATTGCCTTCTTCACATCCGCAGTACATAACGTTCCAACAGGAGCTTAAAAATAAGGAAGCGGGCGATTTTGCAGAACAATCTATTTTGAAAGAGCTACAAAAGTTACCGCAGCTTAGTGAATGTCACCTTTTCCACGATGTTATACTTCCTACGATCCTCCCCATGCAAATGGATAGATTAATTATTACAGCAAGCGGCATCGTCATATTAGAAATAAAAAATATACGGGGAACCGTCCATTTTAAAAATAATCCATGTCGTACTAATGATAAAGGCGAAGTTCAAGCATTTACGCATCCTGAAATTCAATTGGGGCAGTATATCCGGGCAATGCACCATTTTCTTAACGACCATAATATGGCAGTACCAATTTATGGAGCTATTGTTTTTCCTTTTAATAATGTAGCAATCCATCGTAAGGGTGACGGACTACCAATCGTCATGGGCAGAGAACTTCTGATATATCTGTACAAAATCATCGAGAAAAATATGGGGATGGCGATGAACGAAATAACAAACATTATTTTGTCACAATTACAGCACAGAAACCCATTTCCGCTTTGCCGCTATTATCATTACTTTGGCATGGAAAAATTAAAAAGAACGTGGTTTTGTCCAAAATGTCAGCATCAATGTACGTATGCACATATACAAGCATTGAGAGATTATTCCATGCTTGTTGGAGATACGATAATGAACAGTGAATGTCGTGCGTTTTTAATGCTTGAGTGTAAACATGTCACAAAACGATTATTGCAAAAAACATTACGAACACGCTGTAATTCAGGCAAACTTACGAAGTACGATTTGTCTAGTTTATTGGAAACGCCATTAAAATTTTAG
- a CDS encoding nucleotide sugar dehydrogenase — protein sequence MTKSICVVGLGYIGLPTAVMFANHGIKVHGVDVNPAAVKSIQEKKLHIEENGLQERLNKAVDEGFLTASTTPQEADVFIVAVPSPINPDNTANLEYVRQATASIVPYVRKGNLVILESTVPPKTVEHIMLPELIKANLEFGVDLFVAHSPERVIPGRIFEELVNNDRIVGGIDPVSAQMTKELYQTFVNGTIHLTDATTAELVKVMENTYRDVNIAFANELAKMAEKLDVNIWEAIKFANYHPRVNVHFPGPGVGGHCIAVDPWFLVELGGEQAQIIHLSRNTNDSMPSYTAQRTQAILNENKIAGGKVAVLGLAFKGNVDDMRESPSTIVIDELQNLGLEVISYDPHIKENKHATQTQSLEEATKDADIIVVLTDHNEFKAMDAAAITVKTKIVFDTKNCLNRDKWQEAGFQFHLLGDAKNR from the coding sequence ATGACGAAATCAATTTGTGTCGTTGGACTTGGCTATATCGGATTACCAACGGCTGTAATGTTTGCCAACCACGGCATAAAAGTACATGGGGTGGACGTAAACCCAGCAGCAGTAAAAAGTATTCAAGAGAAAAAGCTTCATATTGAAGAAAACGGTTTACAAGAACGCCTAAACAAAGCAGTAGATGAAGGATTCTTAACAGCATCAACAACACCACAAGAAGCAGATGTTTTCATTGTAGCTGTTCCATCACCAATCAATCCTGACAATACAGCGAATCTAGAATATGTACGTCAAGCAACGGCATCTATTGTGCCTTATGTAAGAAAAGGGAACTTAGTAATTCTTGAATCCACAGTTCCACCGAAAACAGTAGAACACATTATGCTACCAGAGCTAATTAAAGCAAACTTAGAGTTCGGTGTTGATTTATTTGTAGCGCATTCACCAGAGCGCGTAATTCCAGGTCGTATTTTTGAAGAATTAGTGAACAACGACCGTATCGTTGGTGGGATTGATCCAGTATCTGCACAAATGACAAAAGAGCTTTACCAAACATTTGTAAATGGCACAATTCATCTAACAGATGCTACAACGGCTGAATTAGTAAAAGTAATGGAAAACACATACCGTGATGTCAATATCGCGTTTGCCAATGAATTAGCGAAAATGGCTGAAAAATTAGACGTGAATATTTGGGAAGCAATTAAGTTTGCTAACTACCACCCACGTGTAAATGTTCACTTCCCAGGTCCTGGTGTAGGTGGTCACTGTATCGCTGTTGACCCATGGTTCCTTGTAGAGCTAGGTGGCGAACAAGCACAAATTATTCATTTGTCTCGTAATACAAATGACAGCATGCCAAGCTATACGGCACAAAGAACACAAGCCATTTTAAACGAAAACAAAATCGCAGGTGGTAAAGTAGCAGTGCTTGGACTAGCCTTCAAAGGAAACGTTGATGATATGCGTGAAAGCCCATCAACAATCGTCATTGATGAGCTACAAAACCTAGGCTTAGAAGTGATTTCTTACGATCCGCACATTAAAGAAAACAAACATGCTACACAAACACAAAGCTTAGAAGAAGCTACAAAAGACGCAGACATCATCGTTGTACTAACAGACCACAATGAGTTCAAAGCAATGGATGCAGCAGCTATCACAGTGAAAACAAAAATCGTCTTCGATACGAAAAACTGCTTAAACCGTGATAAATGGCAAGAAGCTGGCTTCCAGTTCCACTTACTAGGGGATGCGAAAAACCGATGA
- a CDS encoding WecB/TagA/CpsF family glycosyltransferase, with product MKETVLGINVNTEGYDELMDMAFERIEKKQKALVVAINPEKIIKAKEDPALKKLLNEAEFQIPDGIGVILASKIQKGQIRERVTGVDMMMKLCEEAAKRGKPIFLYGGKPGVADAAQAKLKSLFPSIKIVGTQDGYEKDEQKVIDRINEAQPDLLFVAMGSPKQENWINANRDRLHPTIYQGVGGSFDVLAGTVKRAPEIFQKFGLEWFYRLMKEPKRIKRQIALPLFLLEVARQKRQ from the coding sequence ATGAAAGAAACAGTACTTGGCATTAACGTCAATACAGAAGGTTACGATGAATTAATGGATATGGCATTCGAGCGCATTGAAAAGAAACAAAAAGCGCTCGTCGTTGCCATCAACCCAGAAAAAATTATTAAAGCAAAAGAAGACCCTGCACTAAAGAAGCTATTAAATGAAGCAGAATTTCAAATTCCAGATGGGATTGGTGTTATTCTTGCTTCTAAAATTCAAAAAGGGCAAATTCGTGAACGTGTTACAGGCGTTGATATGATGATGAAGCTTTGTGAAGAAGCAGCAAAACGAGGCAAGCCTATTTTCCTTTATGGAGGCAAACCTGGTGTAGCTGATGCAGCACAAGCAAAGCTAAAATCACTATTTCCTTCTATTAAAATAGTCGGCACACAGGACGGCTATGAAAAAGACGAACAGAAGGTCATTGATCGTATTAATGAAGCACAACCGGATTTACTATTTGTAGCAATGGGTAGTCCAAAACAGGAAAATTGGATTAATGCTAATCGCGACCGATTGCATCCAACGATTTATCAAGGTGTCGGTGGATCATTCGATGTGTTGGCAGGTACAGTAAAACGCGCACCAGAAATTTTCCAAAAATTTGGTCTTGAATGGTTTTACCGATTAATGAAAGAACCTAAGCGTATCAAGCGTCAAATCGCTTTACCACTTTTTTTATTGGAAGTGGCTAGGCAAAAACGTCAATAA
- a CDS encoding S-layer homology domain-containing protein — translation MANQPKKYKKFVATAATATLVASAIVPVASAAGFSDVAGNDHEVAINALADAGIINGYADGSFKPNQTINRGQVVKLLGRYLEAQGQEIPADWNSKQRFNDLPVTAEAELVKYAALAKDAGVFNGSNGNLNASQTMQRQQMAVVLVRAIKEIAGVDLVEEYKKANFVTEIGDLDKAYSAEQRTAIVALEYAGITNVAHFNPGNSVTRGQFASFLYRTIENVVNNPEAGVAAVKAINNTTVEVTFDEEVDNVQALNFLISDLEVKNAAVKLTNKKVVVLTTAAQTADKEYTVSLGEEKIGTFKGIAAVVPTKVDLVEKSVQGKLGQQVTLKAQVTVAEGQTKAGIPVTFFIPGSANGVKTPVTVEAVTNEEGIATYSYTRYAATNDTVTVYANGDRSKFSTGYVFWAVDQTLEITEVTTGATINNGANKTYKVTYKHPETGKPVSGKVLNVSVKENIDVTVDKLQNVTVNGLAVVQTSDNNTRAAQITTDSKGEATFTVSGSNAEVTPVVFEATPVTVTNTNGTVTTTGYTQKYTADTLQASAAKVTFGAVQAAYTLEVTRDGGEVAATGVENGRKYNLVVKDKDGKLAANETVNVAFNEDIDGVISTVTSAQFVKVENDKQVGYEGKKITVKTNSKGEASFVISSNDINTYATPIAWIDINNQSAKDANLDKGEPSAVAPISYFQAEYLDGSKLVSYKGTTTTETDKFAGGEIATFKVQLTNQSGKVVKNSGYTTPNVSYTVYNTGANNVKVGTVEIAPNRVHTVVAPSGEITVTTVDGKSSSVKVLATGVAKQTNGNKEFAFTSKEATATFTATNEVSNPYTGVVKAYDTDKKTITFAGKDAVKYAGETGKTYQYRGVGNTPIANATAFINELKKYGSTTAVTVTYEVKDDVVSFYIVSTATGTGPVDETVTTPAATHTGAITLTSTGVGNSITTVDVSTNTESLLVSLNDADLNVSKTAIDTATVALTDGTNAPLTLTLVETGLDTGIFTTTVQTGTLKSLAAGTLTVTYNDAKNASGNAQTITKTIALKKAVGTITSGTFTQAIPVSAATSAEYSSKAIAADYTFASGETFSLDIDAAGVQVINLAGKTGAQGVAAAINAAFPGTATVSNDKVVIKSTTTGPTSQVAITLSTVSQVLNASEAGKAAVTSGTAATQTFTISQLAVGEKVVIDGVEYTAVAFGTTTTPTTFVAESIAGTLDSVTNQATALAAAITANTADKFSATAAGALITLTSTEAPTGTLITAPVITLK, via the coding sequence ATGGCTAACCAACCAAAGAAATACAAAAAATTCGTAGCTACGGCTGCAACGGCTACTTTAGTAGCTTCTGCTATCGTACCAGTGGCTTCTGCAGCAGGATTCTCAGATGTAGCAGGTAACGACCACGAAGTAGCAATCAACGCACTTGCTGATGCAGGTATCATCAATGGATACGCTGACGGCTCATTCAAACCAAACCAAACAATTAACCGCGGTCAAGTGGTTAAATTATTAGGTCGTTATTTAGAAGCTCAAGGCCAAGAAATTCCAGCTGACTGGAATTCAAAACAACGCTTCAACGATCTACCAGTAACAGCTGAAGCAGAACTAGTAAAATATGCTGCTCTTGCAAAAGATGCAGGCGTATTCAACGGTTCAAACGGCAACTTAAACGCTTCACAAACAATGCAACGTCAACAAATGGCAGTAGTTTTAGTACGTGCTATTAAAGAAATCGCTGGCGTAGATTTAGTGGAAGAGTACAAAAAAGCGAACTTCGTAACAGAAATTGGTGACTTAGACAAAGCTTACTCTGCAGAACAACGCACAGCGATCGTTGCTTTAGAATATGCGGGTATTACAAATGTTGCTCACTTCAACCCAGGTAACAGCGTAACACGCGGACAATTCGCTTCATTCTTATACCGCACAATCGAAAACGTTGTAAACAACCCAGAAGCTGGTGTTGCAGCAGTAAAAGCAATCAACAACACAACTGTTGAAGTAACATTCGACGAAGAAGTAGACAACGTACAAGCTCTTAACTTCTTAATCTCTGATTTAGAAGTGAAAAACGCAGCTGTTAAATTAACAAACAAAAAAGTGGTTGTATTAACAACTGCTGCTCAAACAGCTGACAAAGAGTACACTGTATCTCTTGGCGAAGAAAAAATCGGTACATTCAAAGGTATCGCAGCTGTAGTTCCTACTAAAGTAGATTTAGTAGAAAAATCAGTTCAAGGTAAACTTGGCCAACAAGTAACACTTAAAGCACAAGTAACAGTTGCTGAAGGTCAAACAAAAGCTGGTATTCCAGTAACTTTCTTCATCCCAGGTTCTGCTAATGGCGTGAAAACTCCAGTAACAGTTGAAGCTGTAACAAACGAAGAAGGTATCGCAACTTACTCTTACACTCGTTATGCTGCAACAAACGACACTGTAACTGTATACGCAAACGGTGACCGTTCTAAATTCTCAACTGGTTATGTATTCTGGGCAGTTGACCAAACTTTAGAAATCACTGAAGTAACTACTGGTGCTACTATCAACAACGGCGCTAACAAAACTTACAAAGTTACTTACAAACACCCAGAAACTGGTAAACCAGTATCAGGTAAAGTACTTAACGTTTCAGTAAAAGAAAACATTGACGTAACTGTTGATAAATTACAAAACGTTACAGTTAATGGTCTTGCTGTAGTACAAACAAGCGATAACAACACACGTGCTGCACAAATCACAACTGATTCTAAAGGTGAAGCTACATTCACAGTTTCAGGTTCTAACGCTGAAGTAACTCCAGTTGTATTTGAAGCAACTCCAGTAACAGTTACTAACACAAATGGTACAGTAACAACAACTGGCTACACTCAAAAATACACTGCTGATACGTTACAAGCTTCTGCTGCGAAAGTAACATTCGGTGCTGTTCAAGCTGCTTACACACTTGAAGTAACGCGTGATGGTGGCGAAGTGGCAGCAACTGGTGTTGAAAACGGCCGTAAATATAACTTAGTAGTGAAAGATAAAGATGGTAAATTAGCTGCTAACGAAACAGTAAACGTTGCATTTAACGAAGATATTGATGGCGTAATCTCTACAGTGACTTCTGCACAATTCGTAAAAGTAGAAAACGATAAACAAGTTGGTTACGAAGGTAAAAAAATCACTGTTAAAACAAATTCTAAAGGTGAAGCAAGCTTCGTAATTTCAAGCAATGATATAAACACTTACGCTACACCAATCGCTTGGATTGATATCAATAACCAAAGCGCTAAAGATGCAAACTTAGACAAAGGTGAACCATCTGCAGTTGCACCAATTTCATACTTCCAAGCTGAATATTTAGATGGTTCTAAATTAGTATCTTACAAAGGTACAACTACAACTGAAACTGATAAATTCGCTGGTGGCGAAATTGCAACATTCAAAGTACAACTTACAAACCAAAGTGGTAAAGTAGTTAAAAACTCTGGTTACACAACACCAAATGTTTCTTACACTGTTTACAACACTGGTGCTAATAATGTAAAAGTTGGTACTGTAGAAATCGCTCCAAACCGTGTGCATACAGTAGTTGCGCCAAGTGGTGAAATTACTGTTACTACTGTAGATGGTAAGTCTTCTTCTGTAAAAGTTCTTGCTACTGGTGTAGCTAAACAAACGAACGGTAACAAAGAATTTGCATTCACTTCTAAAGAAGCAACTGCAACATTCACAGCTACTAATGAAGTATCTAATCCATACACTGGTGTAGTTAAAGCATACGATACTGACAAGAAAACAATTACATTTGCAGGTAAAGATGCTGTTAAATATGCAGGTGAGACAGGTAAAACTTATCAATACCGTGGTGTTGGTAACACTCCTATCGCAAATGCAACTGCATTTATTAATGAATTAAAGAAATATGGTTCAACTACTGCTGTTACTGTAACTTATGAAGTGAAAGATGATGTAGTTTCATTCTATATTGTTAGCACAGCTACTGGTACTGGTCCAGTTGATGAAACTGTTACTACTCCAGCTGCAACTCATACAGGTGCAATCACTTTAACTTCTACAGGAGTTGGTAATAGTATTACTACTGTAGATGTATCTACTAATACAGAATCATTATTAGTTTCATTAAATGATGCTGATTTAAATGTAAGCAAAACAGCTATTGATACTGCTACTGTAGCTCTTACAGATGGTACAAATGCTCCTCTTACACTTACTTTAGTAGAAACTGGTCTTGATACTGGTATCTTTACTACTACTGTACAAACTGGTACGTTAAAATCTTTAGCTGCTGGAACTTTAACAGTTACTTATAATGATGCTAAAAATGCAAGTGGTAATGCACAAACTATTACTAAAACTATTGCATTGAAAAAAGCAGTTGGTACAATCACTTCAGGTACATTTACACAAGCTATTCCAGTATCAGCTGCAACTTCTGCTGAATACTCTTCTAAAGCAATTGCTGCAGACTATACATTTGCTTCAGGTGAAACATTCAGCTTAGATATTGATGCTGCTGGTGTACAAGTAATTAACTTAGCTGGTAAAACTGGTGCTCAAGGTGTAGCTGCTGCTATTAATGCAGCATTCCCTGGAACTGCAACAGTATCTAATGACAAAGTAGTAATCAAATCTACTACAACAGGTCCAACTTCTCAAGTAGCAATTACTTTAAGTACTGTTTCACAAGTGTTAAATGCTTCTGAAGCTGGTAAAGCTGCTGTTACATCTGGCACTGCTGCTACACAAACATTCACAATTTCTCAACTTGCTGTTGGCGAAAAAGTGGTTATTGATGGTGTAGAATACACTGCTGTAGCATTCGGTACTACAACAACTCCAACAACATTTGTTGCTGAATCTATTGCTGGAACTTTAGATTCTGTTACAAACCAAGCAACTGCTCTTGCAGCTGCAATTACAGCTAATACTGCAGATAAATTCAGTGCAACTGCTGCTGGTGCTTTAATTACTTTAACTTCTACTGAAGCACCAACTGGTACTTTAATTACAGCTCCAGTAATTACTTTAAAATAA
- the tnpA gene encoding IS200/IS605-like element ISBsph1 family transposase has protein sequence MDSKSLAHTTWNCKYHIVFVPKYRRQVIYRQIKAEIGKILRQLCERKGVEIVEATACSNHIYMLVKIPPKLSVSAFMGYLKGKSSVMIFNRHDSLKYQLGNRQFWCRGYLVDTVSRNQKVIHKYIKKQLQEDLRYDQMSINEIIDPLNCE, from the coding sequence ATGGATAGTAAAAGTTTAGCACATACAACATGGAATTGTAAGTACCATATCGTTTTTGTACCTAAATATAGAAGACAAGTAATTTATCGTCAAATCAAAGCAGAAATAGGAAAAATACTACGTCAGTTATGTGAAAGAAAAGGTGTAGAAATTGTAGAAGCAACGGCGTGTTCGAATCATATATATATGTTGGTGAAGATTCCTCCCAAACTAAGTGTATCTGCTTTTATGGGCTATTTAAAAGGGAAAAGTAGCGTCATGATTTTCAATCGGCATGATAGTTTAAAGTACCAATTGGGCAATCGCCAATTTTGGTGTCGTGGATACCTAGTAGATACAGTTAGTCGAAATCAAAAAGTGATTCACAAATATATCAAAAAACAATTACAAGAAGATTTACGCTATGATCAAATGTCAATAAATGAGATTATTGACCCTTTAAATTGTGAATAA
- a CDS encoding tyrosine-type recombinase/integrase, whose protein sequence is MIIHSDFDLPKYSKKFLQHLKRKYYSQETIIGYENDIKKFSSFIYQLYDGHILTEEISKDDILEYLDFLGNQDYKPNSISRYFYGVKAFFKFLVIELNFKVDPTIGISTRNVYVPLPEILDMEEMALVLATAKKYSEFYYVLISLLYYTGSRITAARTLLKENVDIKNNKIYFPRIKGGRDLHLPLHPKLQKILAEYLQKTKDNGSDYLFPSPVSRNMPISGVEIRIKLKKIGAQCNITKRLTPHVIRHCTATHLTLLGVDQHYIATLLGHTDSRSTARYQHLKVDDLRSAMKKLK, encoded by the coding sequence TTGATTATCCATTCTGACTTTGATTTGCCTAAGTACTCTAAAAAATTTCTTCAACATTTAAAAAGAAAGTACTATTCACAAGAAACCATTATTGGCTATGAAAATGATATAAAAAAGTTCTCGTCCTTTATTTATCAATTATACGATGGTCATATTTTAACAGAGGAAATATCGAAGGATGATATTCTAGAATATCTAGATTTTTTAGGCAATCAGGATTATAAACCAAATTCGATTAGTAGATATTTTTACGGTGTGAAGGCATTTTTCAAATTTCTTGTGATAGAGTTGAACTTTAAAGTTGATCCAACGATTGGTATATCCACTCGAAATGTGTATGTGCCGTTACCCGAAATTCTAGATATGGAAGAAATGGCATTAGTGTTGGCTACAGCGAAAAAGTACTCCGAGTTTTACTATGTATTAATCAGCTTACTCTATTATACGGGTTCTAGAATTACGGCTGCTCGAACGTTGTTAAAGGAAAATGTTGATATAAAAAATAATAAAATATACTTTCCACGGATTAAAGGTGGCAGAGATCTTCACTTACCCCTACATCCAAAACTACAAAAAATATTAGCGGAATATTTACAGAAAACAAAAGACAACGGATCAGATTATTTATTTCCCTCTCCCGTAAGCCGTAATATGCCCATTAGCGGCGTAGAAATCCGAATCAAATTAAAAAAAATTGGCGCCCAATGCAATATTACAAAACGATTAACCCCCCATGTGATTCGTCACTGTACCGCAACACACTTAACACTACTCGGTGTAGACCAACATTATATCGCAACTCTATTAGGTCATACTGATTCCCGTTCCACTGCACGCTATCAACATTTGAAAGTAGATGATTTAAGGTCGGCTATGAAGAAATTGAAATGA
- a CDS encoding helix-turn-helix transcriptional regulator has product MKNKDGQAIALGNRLKMLRHKHHLTLAALADLLGISHSYVGFIEKGTRKASEKVLQKYADFFDVSFAELVDLQLQTIPAIHSSSSETPPPLTNEIMELNNLLLKLNEDIRCSMIEDFKEQIQQTLYHLLTPYELSDIKRSITKIKNAWFSDSEEVEQDKSFKGYINLSSEPIYFQLQVEHHILQLQLLHADRRQRTLFESWLGDCSLYYQTEEYLQHIREPQKIVNILWLSPNMSYRQQHDYLVQKELLSLDLNYCDTKLSWFVHNYEQHNTMQDIQEHIS; this is encoded by the coding sequence ATGAAGAACAAAGATGGACAAGCCATTGCTTTAGGAAATCGACTAAAAATGCTACGCCACAAACATCATCTAACGCTTGCTGCATTGGCAGATTTATTAGGTATTTCGCACAGTTATGTAGGCTTTATAGAAAAAGGGACGAGGAAAGCATCTGAAAAAGTATTGCAAAAGTATGCAGATTTTTTTGATGTGTCTTTTGCAGAATTAGTTGACTTACAGTTGCAAACTATTCCTGCCATTCATAGTTCTTCTAGTGAAACGCCTCCCCCTTTAACAAATGAAATAATGGAGTTAAACAATTTATTACTGAAATTAAATGAAGATATACGTTGTTCAATGATTGAAGACTTTAAGGAGCAAATTCAACAAACGCTTTATCATTTGTTGACTCCCTACGAGCTTTCAGATATAAAACGAAGTATTACGAAAATAAAGAATGCTTGGTTTTCTGACAGTGAAGAAGTTGAACAAGATAAAAGCTTCAAGGGCTATATCAACTTATCTAGTGAGCCAATCTATTTTCAATTACAAGTAGAGCATCATATATTGCAGCTTCAACTACTCCATGCTGATAGAAGACAACGCACACTTTTTGAAAGTTGGTTAGGGGATTGTTCCCTTTATTATCAAACGGAGGAATATTTACAGCATATTCGTGAACCACAGAAAATCGTTAATATTTTATGGTTAAGTCCTAATATGTCCTATCGCCAACAACATGACTACCTCGTACAAAAAGAGTTACTTTCATTAGATTTAAACTATTGTGATACGAAATTAAGTTGGTTTGTTCATAATTACGAGCAGCACAATACAATGCAAGATATTCAAGAACACATTAGCTAA